One genomic segment of Pseudoalteromonas sp. GCY includes these proteins:
- the recG gene encoding ATP-dependent DNA helicase RecG, with the protein MSTPNLATYPITELKGVGPKAAERLAKLGIQTVQDMLFHLPLRYEDRARTYPICELQAHSHVSIEAEIERSEITQGKRRMLVCYVNDGTGRIALRFFNFNAAQKNAMQAGKVIRCFGEVRRGHYGFEMAHPEYSIKETRSAPSDPSLATLTPVYPTTEGLKQLSIRAIADQAVELLRKYDVPDYLPAQYRPSQQSLKEALLLLHRPPQEVDLAQLELGQHPAQARLAFEELLAQNLSLLKLRQKGQAVKAVALPPTNPLEAQFLSALSFAPTNAQSRVVAEIKGDLQHPYPMMRLVQGDVGSGKTLVAALSALTAIAQGYQVALMAPTEILSEQHGINFLNWFEPMGIETVWLGGKTKGKERSHALERIASGQAQMVVGTHALFQEQVQFSNLALIIIDEQHRFGVHQRLALREKGKFGDCYPHQLVMTATPIPRTLAMTAYADLETSIIDELPPGRTPITTVAVPDTRRNEVIKKVQKACVEDKRQVYWVCTLIDESEALQCQAAEDTAKALAEALPELNIALVHGRMKAQEKQAIMNEFKQGHTHVLVATTVIEVGVDVPNASLIIIENPERLGLAQLHQLRGRVGRGQIASHCLLLYHAPLSVTAQKRLGVLRESNDGFVIAERDLEIRGPGEVLGTKQTGLAELKIADLSRDKHLLPQVRSLAFTVLKNHSDIVDPIIWRWMGDKSELAMA; encoded by the coding sequence ATGTCGACACCAAATTTGGCCACTTATCCAATCACCGAATTAAAAGGCGTAGGCCCAAAAGCGGCCGAGCGTTTGGCCAAACTTGGCATTCAAACGGTGCAAGACATGTTATTTCACCTTCCGCTACGCTACGAAGATCGTGCGCGTACCTATCCTATCTGCGAGCTGCAGGCGCATAGCCATGTCAGTATTGAAGCCGAGATTGAACGCAGCGAAATCACGCAAGGCAAACGCCGCATGTTGGTGTGTTATGTTAATGATGGGACGGGGCGGATCGCGCTGCGCTTTTTCAACTTTAATGCGGCACAAAAAAATGCCATGCAAGCGGGCAAAGTGATCCGCTGTTTTGGTGAGGTTCGCCGTGGTCATTATGGCTTTGAAATGGCGCATCCAGAATACAGCATCAAAGAAACCCGCTCTGCACCGAGCGATCCGAGTCTTGCGACGCTTACGCCAGTTTACCCTACTACCGAAGGATTAAAGCAACTGAGTATTCGGGCAATTGCCGATCAAGCCGTTGAGTTACTGCGCAAATATGATGTACCAGACTATTTACCAGCTCAGTATCGGCCATCGCAGCAAAGCTTAAAAGAAGCGCTGTTATTACTGCACCGTCCACCACAGGAAGTCGATTTAGCGCAATTAGAGCTCGGGCAACACCCCGCGCAAGCACGTTTGGCGTTTGAAGAGTTATTGGCGCAAAACCTCAGCTTGCTTAAGCTTAGACAAAAAGGCCAAGCGGTGAAAGCAGTTGCATTACCGCCCACCAATCCACTTGAAGCTCAGTTTTTGTCGGCTTTGTCATTTGCCCCCACCAATGCCCAAAGTCGAGTAGTGGCAGAGATCAAAGGCGACTTACAACATCCCTATCCCATGATGCGATTGGTGCAAGGGGATGTCGGCTCAGGTAAAACGCTTGTGGCAGCGCTTAGTGCGTTAACGGCTATCGCGCAGGGTTACCAAGTAGCACTGATGGCACCCACTGAGATCCTATCCGAGCAACACGGCATCAACTTCCTTAATTGGTTTGAACCTATGGGCATAGAAACTGTATGGCTGGGTGGTAAAACCAAAGGTAAGGAACGCTCTCATGCTCTTGAGCGTATTGCTTCAGGGCAAGCACAGATGGTGGTAGGCACCCATGCGTTATTCCAAGAGCAAGTACAATTTTCTAACCTTGCGCTCATCATCATCGACGAGCAACATCGTTTTGGTGTGCACCAGCGTCTAGCGCTGAGAGAAAAGGGAAAGTTTGGCGACTGCTATCCGCATCAGTTAGTGATGACCGCAACCCCAATCCCAAGAACCTTGGCAATGACGGCCTATGCGGATCTTGAAACCTCAATTATTGATGAGTTACCACCGGGCAGAACACCAATCACGACCGTCGCCGTACCAGACACCAGACGCAATGAAGTGATCAAAAAAGTGCAAAAGGCCTGTGTTGAGGATAAACGTCAAGTTTACTGGGTATGTACGCTTATAGATGAGTCGGAGGCGCTACAATGCCAAGCCGCAGAAGACACCGCAAAAGCACTTGCTGAAGCCTTGCCAGAACTAAATATCGCGCTGGTGCATGGCCGCATGAAAGCCCAAGAAAAGCAGGCTATCATGAACGAGTTTAAACAAGGTCATACCCATGTGCTGGTAGCCACTACCGTGATTGAAGTGGGCGTGGATGTACCCAACGCTAGCCTTATCATCATAGAAAACCCTGAGCGTTTGGGGCTGGCGCAGCTTCACCAGTTGCGCGGACGTGTTGGTCGAGGGCAAATCGCTTCACATTGTTTACTGCTCTACCATGCGCCACTATCGGTCACTGCGCAAAAGCGTTTAGGGGTTCTTAGAGAAAGTAACGACGGATTTGTAATAGCTGAGCGCGACCTTGAGATCCGTGGCCCGGGTGAAGTGCTTGGTACAAAACAAACTGGTTTGGCAGAGCTAAAAATTGCCGATCTTAGCCGTGATAAACATTTATTACCGCAAGTGAGAAGCCTCGCTTTTACCGTGCTAAAAAACCACAGCGATATTGTTGACCCTATCATCTGGCGCTGGATGGGTGATAAGAGTGAACTAGCCATGGCGTAA
- the asnC gene encoding transcriptional regulator AsnC, whose product MENYEIDNLDRSILHALKENARTPYAELAKRFAVSAGTIHVRVEKMKQAGIIEGTQVSINAKRLGYDVCCFIGINLKHAGDYPGAIARLKEFEEVVEAYYTTGNYSIFIKVMARSIDHLQDVLINKVQTIESIQSTETLISLQNPIQRTVMP is encoded by the coding sequence ATGGAAAATTATGAGATCGACAATCTGGATAGATCCATCCTTCACGCTTTAAAAGAAAATGCACGGACACCCTACGCAGAATTAGCAAAAAGATTTGCTGTTAGCGCCGGTACCATCCATGTTCGGGTCGAAAAAATGAAGCAAGCGGGGATCATTGAGGGGACTCAAGTGAGCATTAATGCCAAACGACTTGGTTATGATGTCTGCTGTTTTATCGGAATAAACCTAAAACACGCTGGCGACTACCCGGGGGCCATTGCGCGTTTAAAAGAATTTGAAGAAGTTGTTGAGGCCTACTACACCACAGGCAATTACAGCATTTTTATCAAAGTGATGGCGCGCTCCATCGACCACCTTCAGGATGTGCTTATCAATAAAGTGCAAACCATTGAGTCGATCCAGTCAACCGAAACGCTGATCTCACTGCAAAACCCAATTCAGCGCACCGTTATGCCCTAG
- a CDS encoding TetR/AcrR family transcriptional regulator, with translation MAPAPKYDKETQQRMILNAAEQCINESSVTDFTMAKVSLLAGLSMGSIYKFVQTKEDLVMALAYESFTHTSSVFKQVLSLPLSTPERMLAVCLISPQKLKRFSFDYELQSYSTNEAVIKRASEFWTNKIIESCGGCENVFKQALIDGIEAGELQATPDLHDMIEEIIITGWALTVGYEQVMRLQQTKQIVEGTASLLAPLELNDPVIRSTVRLLNSYPWQQPITQDSLVRIDKELQALKLR, from the coding sequence ATGGCACCGGCACCTAAATATGATAAAGAAACCCAGCAACGCATGATTTTAAACGCTGCGGAACAATGCATTAATGAGTCTTCAGTCACTGACTTTACAATGGCAAAGGTCTCTTTGCTTGCAGGATTGTCTATGGGCTCAATCTATAAATTTGTGCAGACCAAAGAAGACCTAGTCATGGCGCTGGCCTATGAGTCTTTTACCCATACATCCAGTGTTTTTAAGCAGGTGTTATCCTTACCACTTAGCACGCCAGAACGCATGCTCGCGGTGTGTCTTATCTCGCCACAAAAGCTAAAACGCTTCTCTTTTGATTATGAATTACAGTCCTACTCAACCAATGAGGCGGTGATCAAAAGGGCTTCTGAGTTTTGGACCAATAAAATTATCGAATCCTGTGGTGGTTGTGAAAACGTGTTTAAACAAGCGCTAATTGATGGCATTGAAGCGGGTGAGTTGCAAGCTACACCTGACCTACACGACATGATAGAAGAAATTATCATCACCGGGTGGGCGCTTACCGTAGGATATGAGCAAGTAATGCGTTTACAACAAACTAAACAAATTGTAGAGGGCACGGCTTCATTGCTCGCACCACTTGAGCTTAATGACCCTGTTATTCGCAGCACGGTGAGGCTACTTAACAGTTATCCATGGCAACAGCCCATTACCCAAGATTCTCTGGTACGCATAGATAAAGAATTGCAAGCGCTCAAGCTTCGTTAA
- a CDS encoding alpha/beta hydrolase yields the protein MNPLLRAACTSLAAFVTSITSAKAVYPDVPKQINPSAKYVFYSHGYIVEGDNETPIHKRWGKYDFPAIKQALSDDAYTLIAEHRPKGVAPETYTKTLVNKVHKLLDAGVSASNITLVGFSRGGALTIMASDALKNDAIHYVVLAGCAGLIKSKTETQLYGNVLSVYETSDQVGSCDFLKARSANLKSFTEFSISTGKEHGAFYLPRDEWLKPVKSWILNH from the coding sequence ATGAATCCTTTACTACGTGCTGCATGTACCTCCCTTGCTGCTTTCGTGACGTCAATCACCTCTGCAAAAGCGGTTTACCCAGATGTACCTAAGCAGATTAACCCATCCGCCAAATACGTTTTTTACTCTCATGGCTATATCGTTGAAGGTGATAATGAAACGCCTATTCATAAGCGCTGGGGGAAATATGACTTTCCAGCCATCAAACAAGCTTTAAGTGATGATGCCTATACGCTAATTGCTGAGCACCGGCCTAAAGGCGTCGCACCAGAAACATATACAAAAACCCTCGTTAACAAGGTTCACAAATTACTGGACGCGGGCGTCAGCGCCAGCAACATTACTCTGGTGGGGTTTTCTCGTGGTGGTGCATTAACGATAATGGCAAGCGATGCATTAAAAAATGATGCTATTCACTACGTGGTACTAGCAGGCTGCGCTGGACTTATCAAAAGTAAAACCGAGACTCAGCTCTATGGCAACGTATTGTCCGTTTACGAAACCTCAGATCAAGTGGGCTCTTGCGATTTTCTGAAAGCCCGCTCTGCAAACCTCAAAAGCTTTACAGAGTTTTCTATTTCAACTGGTAAAGAACACGGTGCTTTTTATCTCCCGAGAGACGAGTGGTTAAAGCCCGTTAAAAGTTGGATTTTAAATCACTAA
- the trmH gene encoding tRNA (guanosine(18)-2'-O)-methyltransferase TrmH, which produces MAENRFHRVKSVLDRRQTDLTVCLDEVHKHHNLSAIVRTADAVGCHHVHAVWPQDQRRLTNNTSGGSKNWVETHMHEHIDQAVATIREQNLGVQLLATNLSDSAVDFREIDYTKPTAIIVGQERLGISERALEHADQHIVIPMQGMVQSLNVSVAAALILYEAQRQRDAAGLYKRTDMMDPVVKHKLLFEGCHPIIATRCREKGLPYPALDEHGEIVADDAFWDILKFTQKK; this is translated from the coding sequence ATGGCTGAGAATAGATTCCATCGTGTAAAAAGCGTATTAGATAGACGCCAAACCGACCTCACAGTGTGCCTAGATGAAGTACATAAGCACCATAATCTGTCAGCGATTGTGCGTACCGCAGACGCGGTTGGCTGCCACCACGTACACGCGGTATGGCCACAAGATCAAAGACGGTTAACAAACAATACCTCTGGCGGCAGCAAAAATTGGGTTGAAACCCATATGCATGAGCATATCGACCAAGCCGTTGCGACAATTCGTGAACAAAACCTAGGTGTACAGTTATTAGCTACCAATCTTAGCGATAGCGCCGTTGATTTTCGTGAAATTGATTACACCAAACCTACCGCAATTATTGTCGGTCAAGAACGTTTAGGGATCTCAGAGCGCGCACTTGAGCATGCGGATCAGCACATCGTGATCCCAATGCAAGGTATGGTGCAATCACTCAATGTGTCTGTTGCTGCAGCGCTTATTTTATACGAAGCGCAGCGCCAAAGAGATGCAGCAGGACTGTACAAACGTACAGATATGATGGATCCTGTGGTAAAACATAAGTTACTATTTGAAGGATGTCATCCAATCATTGCAACCCGCTGTCGCGAAAAAGGACTACCTTACCCGGCACTTGATGAGCACGGTGAAATCGTTGCAGACGACGCTTTTTGGGACATTCTTAAGTTTACGCAGAAGAAATAA